Proteins from a genomic interval of Kitasatospora herbaricolor:
- the mscL gene encoding large conductance mechanosensitive channel protein MscL has protein sequence MFKGFRSFLLRGNVVDLAVGIVIGAAFTAVVTGFVTAFLTPLIGVATGAVGDFTKKTFEVGGTSFPYGVFVNALISFVLVAAVIYFVVVVPVGRLQSRFESAKPVPVPKADCPECLSPVPTAAVRCSFCTSELVGRTGFPAQPLQRH, from the coding sequence GTGTTCAAGGGATTCCGCAGCTTCCTGCTGCGCGGGAACGTGGTGGACCTCGCGGTCGGCATCGTCATCGGCGCGGCCTTCACCGCCGTGGTCACCGGGTTCGTCACGGCCTTCCTGACCCCGCTCATCGGCGTCGCCACGGGGGCGGTCGGCGACTTCACCAAGAAGACCTTCGAGGTCGGCGGCACCAGCTTCCCCTACGGCGTGTTCGTCAACGCCCTGATCAGCTTCGTCCTGGTGGCGGCGGTGATCTACTTCGTGGTGGTGGTCCCGGTCGGCCGGCTGCAGTCCCGGTTCGAGTCGGCCAAGCCGGTGCCGGTGCCCAAGGCGGACTGCCCGGAGTGCCTGAGCCCCGTCCCGACCGCTGCGGTCCGCTGCTCCTTCTGCACCTCGGAGCTGGTCGGCCGGACGGGCTTCCCGGCGCAGCCGCTGCAGCGGCACTGA
- a CDS encoding DUF6643 family protein: MTSPRSYDGVGYPSPSFSSGTPIYDSLVAERGVPQIAPINVPAALPPALSTGYGSGLGPSYENRYSTGYESTGSNLPALPPARLALGPGPSSSPGAGPATSYIPAQPSYGSVPQPPVPGYGGPPQPFRPQAPMPGGFQQPAPSYQSGGQSFGGQNTFATAPQGVGGQPFGAQAQQGFNGQGFGGQSFGGQQSFGGQNPAGQGFQNQSDQSFGGNQLRPAVSPVAPVRPMQPQRPAPYGEQGQYAQPGYQSQGQAY; this comes from the coding sequence ATGACCTCGCCCCGCTCCTACGACGGAGTCGGCTACCCCTCTCCGTCCTTCTCCTCCGGCACGCCCATCTACGACAGCCTCGTCGCAGAACGCGGTGTCCCGCAGATCGCGCCCATCAACGTGCCGGCGGCCCTGCCCCCGGCGCTCTCCACCGGCTACGGCTCGGGTCTCGGCCCGTCCTACGAGAACCGGTACTCCACCGGGTACGAGAGCACCGGCAGCAACCTGCCCGCTCTGCCGCCCGCCCGGCTCGCCCTCGGCCCCGGGCCGAGCAGCAGCCCGGGCGCCGGCCCCGCCACCTCCTACATCCCGGCGCAGCCCAGCTACGGCTCGGTGCCGCAGCCGCCGGTGCCGGGCTACGGCGGCCCGCCGCAGCCGTTCCGGCCGCAGGCCCCGATGCCCGGCGGCTTCCAGCAGCCGGCGCCGTCGTACCAGTCCGGCGGCCAGAGCTTCGGCGGCCAGAACACCTTCGCCACCGCCCCGCAGGGCGTCGGCGGCCAGCCGTTCGGCGCGCAGGCCCAGCAGGGCTTCAACGGGCAGGGCTTCGGCGGGCAGTCGTTCGGCGGGCAGCAGTCCTTCGGCGGGCAGAACCCGGCCGGCCAGGGCTTCCAGAACCAGTCCGACCAGAGCTTCGGCGGCAACCAGCTGCGCCCCGCCGTCTCCCCGGTCGCGCCGGTCCGTCCGATGCAGCCGCAGCGCCCCGCGCCCTACGGCGAGCAGGGCCAGTACGCCCAGCCCGGCTACCAGTCCCAGGGCCAGGCCTACTGA
- a CDS encoding glycosyltransferase family 4 protein → MHVLHVIDSLDRVGGAEQSLAAMAPQLVRSGVRLDVAYLRESPGGLQAELTGAGAGVFGVHHGTRAGTAAALRKLVRERRPDLVHTTRYESDVLGRAAALAAGTPVVSSLVDSAYGPEHLRTRGLSPWKVRAAQAVDAATAQGTRRFHALTRHVAAAMSRRLRIRADRIDVVPRGRDPELLGTVTPERRGTVRAGLGLADDVPVVLAAARQQYRKGLDILLEAWPQVRREVPGAVLLLAGDEGPESARLRALAASAADIRFLGPRGDVFDLMAASDAFAVPSRWEGLGSAAMEAMGVGVPLVCADVPALRETVGSGDYALLVAPERPTALAAALAEALDDRAAAGVRAKSARARFLTAFTLHQVTGQMVQFYERSLRLRSV, encoded by the coding sequence GTGCACGTGCTCCATGTGATCGACAGCCTGGACCGGGTCGGCGGCGCAGAGCAGAGCCTGGCCGCGATGGCCCCGCAACTGGTCCGCTCGGGCGTGCGGTTGGACGTCGCGTACCTCAGGGAGTCGCCCGGCGGACTGCAGGCCGAACTGACCGGGGCCGGCGCCGGGGTGTTCGGCGTGCACCACGGCACCCGTGCCGGGACGGCCGCCGCGCTGCGAAAACTCGTCCGCGAGCGCCGCCCGGACCTGGTGCACACCACCCGGTACGAGTCGGACGTGCTCGGCCGGGCCGCGGCGCTGGCGGCCGGCACCCCGGTGGTCTCCAGCCTCGTCGACTCCGCGTACGGCCCCGAGCACCTGCGGACCCGCGGCCTCAGCCCGTGGAAGGTCCGGGCCGCCCAGGCGGTCGACGCCGCGACGGCCCAGGGCACCCGCCGCTTCCACGCGCTGACCCGGCACGTGGCCGCCGCGATGTCCCGCCGGCTGCGGATCCGGGCGGACCGGATCGACGTCGTCCCGCGCGGGCGGGACCCGGAGCTGCTCGGCACGGTCACGCCCGAGCGGCGCGGCACCGTCCGCGCCGGGCTCGGCCTCGCGGACGACGTGCCGGTGGTGCTGGCGGCGGCCCGTCAGCAGTACCGGAAGGGCCTGGACATCCTGCTGGAGGCCTGGCCCCAGGTGCGCCGGGAGGTACCCGGGGCGGTGCTGCTGCTGGCCGGCGACGAGGGCCCCGAGAGCGCCCGGCTGCGGGCCCTCGCCGCGAGCGCCGCCGACATCCGGTTCCTCGGCCCGCGCGGGGACGTCTTCGACCTGATGGCTGCCTCCGACGCCTTCGCCGTGCCGTCCCGCTGGGAGGGCCTGGGCAGCGCCGCGATGGAGGCGATGGGCGTCGGCGTGCCGCTGGTCTGCGCGGACGTGCCTGCCTTGCGGGAGACGGTCGGCTCGGGCGACTACGCCCTGCTGGTCGCCCCCGAGCGGCCGACCGCACTGGCGGCGGCGCTGGCCGAGGCGCTGGACGACCGGGCGGCGGCCGGGGTGCGGGCCAAGTCGGCGAGGGCGCGGTTCCTGACCGCCTTCACGCTCCATCAGGTGACGGGGCAGATGGTGCAGTTCTACGAGCGGTCGCTGCGGCTGCGCAGCGTCTGA
- a CDS encoding glycosyltransferase codes for MSPRRTRVLWLLGDLGPGGAAQSLADRARHADTERFEIEVAYLLPGRDALVPALKSAGLRVHCLGGAPGTAWPADPRWPWQLRRLLAERRYGLVHTLTPVPAAAARLLTLGRNAPRLVHTEQRPWRPRRLATGWADALTYRRNGAVIAGSHAVGRTVPAGRRRAGDRVTVVPQGPDLADAPAGPPARAAARAELGLPADAVVIGAAGGRRPGEDHATLLAAYAGLRRTDPGTRLVLIGAGPPEPRPRAQAAALGLTDVVFAGPDLPALLPALDVFALDSRRDAPPAALLAAMTCGLPSVAVRAGAAPELLDDGVQGLLVPPGDPAALGGALAVLVADAALRERLGTAARERAAGFGAAAAQRAVEAVYRRVLRP; via the coding sequence GTGAGCCCGCGCCGCACCCGGGTCCTCTGGCTGCTCGGCGACCTCGGCCCCGGCGGGGCCGCGCAGTCGCTGGCCGACCGCGCCCGGCACGCCGACACCGAGCGGTTCGAGATCGAGGTCGCCTACCTGCTGCCCGGCCGGGACGCACTGGTCCCCGCGCTAAAGAGTGCGGGCCTGCGGGTGCACTGCCTGGGCGGCGCCCCCGGCACCGCCTGGCCGGCCGACCCGCGCTGGCCCTGGCAGCTGCGCCGGTTGCTCGCCGAGCGCCGGTACGGACTGGTGCACACCCTCACGCCCGTCCCGGCCGCCGCCGCGCGGCTGCTGACCCTCGGACGCAACGCCCCGCGGCTGGTGCACACCGAACAGCGCCCGTGGCGCCCCCGGCGTCTCGCCACCGGCTGGGCCGACGCCCTGACGTACCGTCGCAACGGCGCCGTGATCGCCGGCTCGCACGCCGTCGGCCGGACCGTCCCGGCCGGACGGCGGCGCGCCGGCGACCGGGTCACCGTCGTCCCGCAGGGCCCGGACCTCGCGGACGCCCCCGCCGGCCCGCCCGCGAGGGCCGCCGCCCGGGCGGAACTCGGCCTGCCCGCCGACGCGGTGGTGATCGGCGCGGCCGGCGGCCGCAGGCCCGGCGAGGACCACGCCACCCTGCTCGCCGCGTACGCCGGACTGCGCCGCACCGATCCCGGCACCCGGCTGGTGCTGATCGGCGCCGGCCCGCCGGAGCCGCGGCCGCGCGCCCAGGCCGCCGCGCTCGGCCTCACCGACGTGGTGTTCGCCGGCCCGGACCTCCCGGCCCTGCTGCCCGCCCTGGACGTGTTCGCCCTCGACTCCCGCCGCGATGCCCCGCCGGCCGCCCTGCTGGCGGCCATGACCTGCGGGCTGCCGTCCGTCGCCGTCCGGGCCGGTGCGGCACCCGAGCTGCTCGACGACGGTGTGCAGGGCCTGCTGGTGCCGCCCGGCGACCCGGCGGCCCTGGGTGGCGCGCTGGCCGTGCTGGTCGCCGACGCCGCGCTGCGTGAGCGCCTGGGCACGGCCGCCCGGGAGCGGGCCGCCGGTTTCGGCGCGGCCGCCGCCCAGCGCGCGGTCGAGGCGGTCTACCGGCGGGTGCTACGGCCCTGA
- a CDS encoding GNAT family N-acetyltransferase, producing the protein MTVRPLEDADAPAVLDLLAASAAGGPAGGRGADFFDWKHRRGPFGASPGLVAEAPDGRVAGVRLFLRWEWHEAASGRTVRAVRPVDTATHPDFRGLGVFRRLTLELLEQVAGEAELVFNTPNSSSLPGYRAMGWSELGQVPVALRPVHPAVFARGARAARARRAADRDVPVRCSLPTAADWFASRPDRAGGPLAGLLAERAAADRSDPRLAVARTPEFLRWRYGDAPGLDYRVLTCRRGEELTGLAFGRPRRRGPLTEFTLADILVRPGDRVSAARLLRAAARSGCDHVATHLSPGTEAARTALRSGYLTAPRTGMTLAARGAAGPLPAGLTLASWRFSLGDLEAF; encoded by the coding sequence ATGACCGTGCGCCCGCTGGAGGACGCCGACGCCCCGGCCGTGCTCGACCTGCTGGCCGCCTCCGCCGCGGGCGGCCCGGCCGGTGGCCGCGGCGCGGACTTCTTCGACTGGAAGCACCGGCGCGGGCCGTTCGGGGCCAGCCCCGGCCTGGTCGCCGAGGCCCCGGACGGGCGGGTGGCGGGTGTGCGGCTGTTCCTGCGCTGGGAGTGGCACGAGGCGGCGAGCGGCCGGACGGTCCGCGCGGTGCGGCCGGTGGACACCGCCACCCATCCCGACTTCAGGGGGCTCGGGGTCTTCCGCCGGCTCACCCTGGAACTCCTCGAACAGGTCGCCGGCGAAGCCGAGTTGGTGTTCAACACCCCGAACAGCAGCAGCCTGCCCGGCTATCGGGCGATGGGCTGGAGCGAACTCGGCCAGGTCCCGGTGGCGCTGCGCCCGGTGCACCCGGCGGTCTTCGCGCGCGGCGCCCGGGCGGCCCGGGCCCGGCGGGCCGCCGACCGTGACGTGCCGGTGCGCTGTTCGCTGCCGACGGCCGCCGACTGGTTCGCCTCCCGACCCGACCGCGCGGGCGGCCCGTTGGCCGGGCTGCTGGCCGAGCGGGCAGCCGCCGACCGGTCCGATCCGCGGCTGGCGGTGGCCCGGACCCCGGAGTTCCTGCGGTGGCGGTACGGTGACGCGCCCGGGCTGGACTACCGGGTGCTGACCTGCCGGCGCGGCGAGGAGCTGACCGGGCTGGCGTTCGGGCGGCCCCGGCGGCGCGGCCCGCTCACCGAATTCACCCTCGCCGACATCCTGGTCCGCCCCGGCGACCGGGTCAGCGCCGCCCGGCTGCTGCGGGCCGCCGCCCGCTCCGGCTGCGACCACGTCGCGACCCACCTCTCCCCCGGCACCGAGGCCGCCCGGACGGCGCTGCGCAGCGGCTACCTGACCGCACCGCGGACCGGGATGACGCTGGCGGCGCGCGGCGCCGCCGGTCCGCTGCCCGCCGGGCTCACCCTGGCGTCCTGGCGGTTCAGCCTCGGTGACCTGGAGGCGTTCTGA
- a CDS encoding slipin family protein — MAVLVGIAVLGLAWFATGFRVVQQYERGVVFRLGRVRGRVRRPGPALLIPLVDRMRKVNVQVITMPVPAQEGITRDNVSVRVDAVVYFRVVDPVLATVDVQNYTFAMSQVAQTSLRSVIGKSELDDLLSGRENLHRGLELMLESPAVGWGVHIDRVEIKDVALPDSMKRSMARQAEADRERRARIITADGEFQAAAKLSQAAAMMEGTPSAMQLRLLQTVVEVAAEKNSTLVLPFPVELLRFFEGATPRAARPAADGAPAPDAGADPGTAAAPELAAPAAPVLPPPRPEHAPAPRAD; from the coding sequence ATGGCGGTACTCGTGGGCATCGCGGTTCTCGGGCTGGCGTGGTTCGCCACCGGCTTCCGGGTGGTGCAGCAGTACGAGCGCGGGGTGGTGTTCCGGCTCGGCCGGGTGCGCGGGCGGGTCCGCCGGCCGGGCCCGGCCCTGCTGATCCCGCTGGTCGACCGGATGCGCAAGGTCAACGTCCAGGTCATCACCATGCCCGTTCCCGCGCAGGAGGGCATCACCCGCGACAACGTCTCGGTCCGGGTCGACGCGGTGGTCTACTTCCGGGTCGTCGACCCGGTGCTGGCCACCGTGGACGTGCAGAACTACACCTTCGCGATGTCCCAGGTCGCGCAGACCTCGCTGCGCTCGGTCATCGGCAAGAGCGAGCTGGACGACCTGCTCTCCGGCCGGGAGAACCTGCACCGCGGGCTGGAGCTGATGCTGGAGAGCCCGGCGGTCGGCTGGGGCGTGCACATCGACCGGGTGGAGATCAAGGACGTCGCGCTGCCCGACTCGATGAAGCGCTCGATGGCCCGCCAGGCCGAGGCCGACCGCGAACGGCGGGCCCGCATCATCACCGCCGACGGTGAGTTCCAGGCCGCCGCCAAACTCTCGCAGGCCGCCGCGATGATGGAAGGCACTCCGTCCGCGATGCAGCTGCGGCTGCTGCAGACGGTGGTCGAGGTGGCCGCCGAGAAGAACTCGACGCTGGTCCTGCCGTTCCCGGTGGAGCTGCTGCGCTTCTTCGAGGGCGCCACACCACGGGCCGCCCGGCCGGCGGCCGACGGCGCACCCGCGCCGGACGCCGGGGCCGACCCCGGCACGGCGGCCGCGCCGGAGCTGGCGGCCCCGGCCGCGCCGGTCCTGCCGCCGCCGCGCCCGGAGCACGCGCCCGCGCCGCGGGCGGACTGA
- a CDS encoding MOSC domain-containing protein, whose translation MPQLTGLHVYPVKSTYRLSPDSARVEPWGLAGDRRWMLVDATGRFVSQREQPALGRLRTLPAEDGTLTLRTPDGGTVDVPAPSAARGDRLAEVEVWGTRFRAAEADDKTQAWIAENVGDFRLVHLDDPRRRPIDPAWAGPGESVSTADGFPLLLTATASLTRLNELIAAENPGDGGQDLPMTRFRPNLVVDGTEAWEEDTWRRIRIGELTFKVVKPCGRCVVTTTDQETGVRTGKEPLRTLARHNRLLQKASFGQNLIPERPEGVTGDVLGTLRLGDRVTVLETGPRWPAGALT comes from the coding sequence ATGCCACAGTTGACCGGACTCCACGTCTACCCCGTCAAGTCCACCTACCGGTTGAGCCCGGACAGTGCCCGGGTGGAACCCTGGGGCCTGGCCGGCGACCGGCGCTGGATGCTGGTGGACGCCACCGGACGCTTCGTCAGCCAGCGGGAGCAGCCCGCGCTCGGCCGGCTGCGCACGCTGCCCGCCGAGGACGGCACCCTCACCCTGCGCACCCCCGACGGCGGCACCGTCGACGTACCGGCGCCGTCCGCCGCCCGGGGGGACCGGCTCGCCGAGGTCGAGGTCTGGGGCACCCGGTTCCGGGCCGCCGAGGCCGACGACAAGACGCAGGCCTGGATCGCCGAGAACGTCGGGGACTTCCGCCTGGTGCACCTGGACGACCCGCGCCGGCGGCCGATCGACCCGGCCTGGGCCGGGCCCGGCGAGAGCGTCTCGACGGCGGACGGGTTCCCGCTGCTGCTCACCGCCACCGCCTCGCTGACGCGGCTGAACGAGCTGATCGCCGCCGAGAACCCCGGCGACGGCGGGCAGGACCTGCCGATGACCCGGTTCCGCCCCAACCTGGTGGTCGACGGCACCGAGGCCTGGGAGGAGGACACCTGGCGCCGGATCCGGATCGGCGAGCTGACCTTCAAGGTGGTCAAGCCCTGCGGGCGCTGCGTGGTCACCACCACCGACCAGGAGACCGGCGTCCGGACCGGCAAGGAACCGCTGCGCACCCTGGCCCGGCACAACCGGCTGCTGCAGAAGGCCTCGTTCGGGCAGAACCTGATCCCGGAGCGACCCGAGGGGGTCACCGGCGACGTGCTCGGCACCCTGCGGCTCGGCGACCGGGTCACCGTGCTGGAGACCGGCCCGCGCTGGCCGGCCGGCGCCCTGACCTGA
- a CDS encoding thiol:disulfide interchange protein DsbA/DsbL, with amino-acid sequence MKPLLRSAVLLVVATGLAACPVQAGAATHQPPAEGRPYVQLQHPQPVREAAATEAVEFFWYDCVHSQQLEQPLQDWARRHRADVVLRRVPAVWQGSPGEGRQLGHARLYYALERLGEVERLQLAVYRSVREHKEDVTTEDAATAWAVRQGVDEGAFRSAYRSAEVGRQTSEAAELFRRYEIDELPSVVVGGRYRTSPTPAGGVREMPGVLDRLVEAG; translated from the coding sequence GTGAAACCGCTGCTGCGCTCCGCCGTCCTGCTCGTCGTCGCCACCGGCCTCGCCGCCTGCCCCGTCCAGGCCGGCGCCGCCACCCACCAGCCGCCGGCCGAGGGCCGCCCCTACGTCCAGTTGCAGCATCCGCAGCCGGTCCGCGAGGCGGCGGCGACCGAGGCGGTGGAGTTCTTCTGGTACGACTGCGTCCACTCCCAGCAGCTGGAGCAGCCGTTGCAGGACTGGGCCCGGCGGCACCGCGCCGACGTCGTGCTGCGCCGGGTGCCGGCCGTCTGGCAGGGCAGTCCGGGCGAGGGCAGGCAGCTCGGCCACGCCCGGCTCTACTACGCGCTGGAGCGGCTCGGCGAGGTGGAGCGCCTCCAGCTCGCCGTCTACCGATCGGTGCGGGAGCACAAGGAGGACGTCACCACCGAGGACGCCGCCACCGCCTGGGCGGTGCGCCAGGGTGTCGACGAGGGCGCGTTCCGTTCGGCCTACCGGTCGGCGGAGGTCGGCCGGCAGACCTCGGAGGCCGCCGAGCTGTTCCGGCGCTACGAGATCGACGAGCTGCCGAGCGTGGTGGTGGGCGGCCGCTACCGCACCTCACCGACCCCGGCCGGTGGTGTCCGCGAGATGCCCGGGGTGCTGGACCGGCTGGTCGAGGCGGGCTGA
- a CDS encoding glycosyltransferase family 4 protein, giving the protein MPDAASHLPAGARPRVLHVIADPRRRGAQSLARDLDRELRRRGQASALRALAPHPDDLGHPDAARRAGGAAPGGAPTGVLGPGRLHPRTLRALRAAARTADVVVAHGSGTLSACALALAGTRTPFVHVSPGDLRQRTASPARRLHTGALLHRAAAVTALSEEARAVLLERFRLPGTVVRTIPNGRSADRYPPVRDAADRRAARARLGLPAEGLLVAWVGAVTRKKRLDLALDAVGRMPDVRLAVAGDGPLRAALESRYECARAIFLGDLADPAVLYRAADALVLTGDSGGVPGVLIEAGLAGLPVVAPDTGPVRAAVLDGVTGVLAPPGDPAAFAEALAKVLAREGPALAAAARAHLLPRFELGAVADAWQGLLAEVARPAHA; this is encoded by the coding sequence ATGCCCGACGCAGCGTCACATCTGCCCGCCGGAGCCCGCCCGAGGGTCCTGCACGTCATCGCCGACCCGCGCCGCCGGGGCGCGCAGAGCCTCGCCCGTGACCTCGACCGGGAGTTGCGCCGCCGGGGCCAGGCCTCCGCCCTGCGCGCGCTGGCCCCGCACCCGGACGACCTCGGGCACCCGGACGCCGCCCGGCGGGCGGGCGGCGCGGCGCCGGGCGGCGCCCCGACCGGCGTACTCGGGCCGGGCCGCCTGCACCCGCGCACCCTGCGCGCCCTGCGCGCCGCGGCCCGTACCGCGGACGTCGTCGTCGCGCACGGCTCCGGCACCCTGTCCGCCTGCGCCCTCGCGCTGGCCGGCACCCGCACGCCGTTCGTCCACGTCAGCCCCGGCGACCTCCGGCAGCGGACGGCGAGCCCCGCCCGGCGCCTGCACACCGGCGCCCTGCTGCACCGCGCCGCCGCCGTCACCGCCCTCTCCGAGGAGGCCCGCGCGGTGCTGCTGGAGCGGTTCCGGCTGCCCGGCACGGTGGTCCGCACCATCCCCAACGGCCGGTCCGCCGACCGGTACCCGCCCGTCCGGGACGCCGCCGACCGGCGGGCCGCCCGGGCCCGACTCGGCCTGCCGGCCGAAGGCCTGCTGGTCGCCTGGGTCGGTGCGGTCACCCGGAAGAAGCGCCTGGACCTCGCCCTGGACGCGGTCGGCAGGATGCCGGACGTACGGCTGGCGGTGGCCGGCGACGGCCCGTTGCGCGCCGCGCTGGAGTCCCGCTACGAGTGCGCCCGCGCGATCTTCCTAGGCGACCTGGCCGATCCCGCCGTGCTGTACCGGGCGGCCGACGCACTGGTGCTGACCGGTGACAGCGGGGGCGTGCCGGGGGTGCTGATCGAGGCCGGCCTGGCCGGGCTGCCGGTGGTCGCCCCGGACACCGGCCCGGTGCGCGCCGCCGTCCTGGACGGCGTGACGGGCGTGCTCGCCCCGCCCGGCGACCCGGCCGCGTTCGCCGAGGCGCTCGCCAAGGTGCTGGCCAGGGAGGGGCCGGCGCTCGCGGCGGCCGCCCGGGCGCACCTGCTGCCCCGGTTCGAGCTCGGGGCGGTGGCGGACGCCTGGCAGGGCCTGCTGGCCGAGGTCGCCCGGCCGGCGCACGCCTGA
- a CDS encoding purine-cytosine permease family protein has product MPHSPAPAAPSMIEQHGVDTIPEAERTSSPRDVLSILVGSNLAFGVVVFGWLPVSFGLSFWASVSSVVLGTVLGIALTAPLALVSLRTATNLSTSSGAHFGVRGRLIGSVVGLLLSLGYTALSLWVGGDVVVGALNRLLGLPSGGPAYVATYTVLAALSATAAVFGYRLMLKLERWLMWAMSALLLAGLVAFAPHFDPSGHGSYLLGGFRPTWLLSVVAAGLSGPIAFITLLGDYTRYVSPARHGERKVLGATALGLLVGLLIPQLLGTFTAIATGAGEDYVGGLIAGAPVWFLVPLLLNGLLGSAGNTGLMLYSMGLDLDAILPRATRRQATHVVAAVAVTLVFLGHFVWNAQSAVTSFVLVLTAIGAPWAVITLIGYRRCRGDYDRASLQVLNRRTRGGVYWYRAGWNVPATVAWAAGSAVGLCAVDTPVYRGPLLPLTGGIDLSFVLSGAVAAVLYVLLSRSSRGRAGTAVPVAVPVALPVPAVDPVADRA; this is encoded by the coding sequence ATGCCCCACTCCCCCGCACCCGCCGCGCCGTCGATGATCGAACAGCACGGCGTGGACACCATCCCCGAGGCCGAGCGCACCAGCAGCCCGCGCGACGTGCTCTCGATCCTGGTCGGTTCCAATCTCGCGTTCGGCGTGGTGGTCTTCGGCTGGCTGCCGGTCTCCTTCGGGCTGTCCTTCTGGGCGAGCGTGAGCTCCGTGGTGCTCGGGACGGTCCTCGGCATCGCGCTGACCGCGCCGCTGGCACTGGTCTCGCTGCGCACCGCGACCAACCTCTCGACCAGCAGCGGCGCCCACTTCGGCGTACGCGGGCGGCTGATCGGCTCGGTGGTGGGGCTGCTGCTGTCGCTCGGCTACACCGCGCTGTCGCTCTGGGTCGGCGGGGACGTGGTGGTGGGGGCGCTGAACCGGCTGCTCGGCCTGCCCTCCGGCGGGCCCGCGTACGTGGCGACGTACACCGTGCTGGCGGCGCTCAGCGCCACCGCGGCGGTGTTCGGCTACCGGCTGATGCTGAAGCTGGAGCGGTGGCTGATGTGGGCGATGTCCGCGCTGCTGCTGGCGGGCCTGGTCGCCTTCGCCCCGCACTTCGACCCCTCGGGTCACGGCAGCTACCTGCTCGGCGGGTTCCGGCCGACCTGGCTGCTGTCGGTGGTGGCGGCCGGGCTGAGCGGGCCGATCGCGTTCATCACCCTGCTCGGCGACTACACCCGGTACGTCTCACCGGCCCGGCACGGCGAGCGCAAGGTGCTCGGGGCCACCGCGCTGGGGCTGCTGGTCGGCCTGCTGATCCCGCAGCTGTTGGGGACCTTCACGGCGATCGCGACCGGCGCCGGCGAGGACTACGTCGGGGGGCTGATCGCCGGCGCCCCGGTCTGGTTCCTGGTGCCGCTGCTGCTGAACGGGCTGCTGGGCAGTGCCGGCAACACCGGCCTGATGCTCTACAGCATGGGCCTGGACCTGGACGCCATCCTGCCCCGGGCCACCCGCCGGCAGGCCACCCACGTGGTCGCCGCGGTGGCCGTGACGCTGGTCTTCCTGGGCCACTTCGTCTGGAACGCGCAGTCGGCGGTGACCTCCTTCGTGCTGGTGCTGACCGCGATCGGCGCGCCCTGGGCCGTGATCACCCTGATCGGGTACCGGCGCTGCCGCGGCGACTACGACCGCGCCTCGCTGCAGGTCCTGAACCGGCGCACGCGCGGGGGCGTGTACTGGTACCGCGCGGGCTGGAACGTCCCGGCGACGGTCGCCTGGGCCGCGGGCAGCGCGGTCGGCCTCTGCGCGGTGGACACCCCCGTGTACCGGGGGCCGCTGCTGCCGCTGACCGGCGGGATCGACCTGAGCTTCGTGCTGTCGGGGGCGGTGGCGGCCGTGCTGTACGTGCTGCTGTCCCGCTCCTCCCGGGGGCGGGCGGGCACTGCCGTACCCGTGGCGGTGCCGGTGGCGCTGCCGGTGCCCGCGGTCGACCCGGTGGCCGACCGGGCCTGA